A window of the Tunturibacter empetritectus genome harbors these coding sequences:
- a CDS encoding glutathione-independent formaldehyde dehydrogenase, translating to MKALVYHGPKKVSIDSVPDAKIEKQTDVIIKLTTTNICGSDLHMYEGRTDVEKGKILGHENLGEVVEVGKAVDSVKKGMKVVLPFNIGCGFCANCERGLTGYCLTCSDPSVMPGMAGAAYGFAGMGPYSGGQAEYLRVPYADFNCLKLPEDATAKEKDYVMLSDIFPTGWHSTRLADLKPGESILIYGAGPVGLMAALSAKIQGASQIFVVDHKADRLTLAKKLGATPIDSSNDNVSEQIRELTNGLGADCGAECIGYQCHNSKGKEVPNMVMNALVDAVKATGTLGVVGVFIPHDPKADDPLEKKGQIAFDFGKFWFKGQKMGTGQCNVKAYNRRLMDLIHHGKANPSIIISHELPLSQAPEAYKHFDNRDDGWTKVILHPHAA from the coding sequence ATGAAAGCACTCGTCTACCACGGCCCGAAGAAAGTTAGTATTGACTCTGTCCCCGACGCCAAAATCGAAAAGCAGACCGATGTCATCATCAAGCTCACTACTACCAACATCTGCGGCTCTGACCTTCATATGTATGAAGGCCGTACCGACGTAGAAAAAGGCAAAATCCTCGGCCACGAAAATCTCGGAGAAGTGGTCGAGGTTGGGAAAGCCGTCGACTCTGTGAAGAAGGGAATGAAGGTTGTCCTCCCTTTCAACATTGGCTGTGGATTCTGCGCTAACTGCGAGCGCGGCCTCACCGGCTACTGTCTCACCTGCTCCGACCCATCAGTCATGCCAGGCATGGCCGGAGCAGCCTACGGATTCGCCGGCATGGGCCCCTACTCCGGCGGGCAGGCCGAGTACCTCCGCGTCCCCTACGCCGACTTCAACTGCCTCAAACTCCCCGAAGACGCCACCGCCAAAGAGAAAGACTACGTCATGCTCTCTGACATCTTTCCCACCGGCTGGCACTCCACTCGTCTCGCCGACCTCAAACCCGGCGAATCCATCCTCATCTATGGAGCCGGCCCCGTCGGTCTCATGGCTGCACTCTCGGCCAAGATCCAAGGCGCCAGTCAGATCTTCGTTGTCGACCACAAAGCCGACCGCCTCACCCTCGCTAAAAAACTTGGAGCCACTCCCATCGACTCGTCCAACGACAACGTCAGCGAACAGATTCGCGAATTGACCAACGGATTAGGCGCAGACTGTGGCGCAGAGTGCATCGGCTACCAGTGCCACAACTCCAAAGGCAAGGAGGTGCCCAATATGGTCATGAACGCCCTTGTGGACGCCGTCAAAGCCACTGGAACGCTCGGTGTAGTCGGCGTCTTTATCCCGCACGATCCCAAAGCCGACGACCCCCTCGAAAAGAAGGGCCAAATTGCCTTTGACTTCGGTAAATTCTGGTTCAAGGGACAGAAGATGGGTACCGGTCAATGCAACGTTAAGGCCTACAACCGCCGCTTGATGGACCTCATCCACCACGGCAAGGCCAATCCATCCATCATCATCTCCCACGAGCTTCCTTTATCCCAGGCTCCCGAAGCCTACAAGCACTTCGACAACCGCGATGATGGCTGGACTAAAGTAATCCTCCACCCCCACGCCGCATGA